The nucleotide sequence ACTTTCTGGTAAGATTTAGGCCTTTTTTTTCCTTGAAGTTATTCATATCTGTGTTTTACTGCATCTTGCTCTCGTCAATTGTACAGATTTCTACAGGACTGTTCGTTTTGTTTGTCTTAATTTGGTGCACATATGGATAGTTCTTATCAAGTTAATTTGTTGTTTGTGTTATCAGAACTCATGGTCCTCTTTTTCCGCTTGGAAAATTTGGTGAATTTTCCACTTTGTTGACTTTTTTTGTCTATCATAAATTTAGATTTTGTTGTCCTTTGTGTCACAATTTGGACTGTTTTTCGTGAAATTGTAGTCTTGTTAGGTTGTTTCCAGAAAAGAGACAGGCATGTCTGCATCCAATGCTGCGGTTCCAAATCCTGCAGCAAATGCttcattgactttggaattgaatGCTACACCAGAATCACGGAGAAGGGTTGCTGTCACAGAGAAGAAATCGAGTGTGGATAATGATGGGAACATGAACGACCTTAATCGTAAGATTAGAGGGCAGTCCTTACACGAGAGGCCCAAAAATATCACAGAAGTGAAGAGAGGGTTGGTTGCTTCACCCATTGGTCCACGGCGTAGGAAAGGGATTCCAAAACCAGAGAAGCTCAAGTGGCAAACTTTCGTAAGTGTTGTTACAAAGATTTGCCTGCTTCTGGTGGCTGTTTTATGGCTTGGTCAGTTGATATGGAGATGGGAAGCTATGATAAGGTACAACAGGGACTTCTCCTCTTTAGATAGTGAGAGCAGGCTATTCGAAGTGGAGACATCTATGAAAAGCGTTGCAAAAATGTTGCAAGTTCAGGTGGATGTTGTGGAGAAAAAGATTTTTACTGAGGTAGGATTTGCAAAGAGAGAGCTGAAGAAGCAAGTGGAAGAAAAAGATCTGATGTTTGAGGAGGAACTGAAGAGGCTGGTTTCTCAAACTGATAACTTGGATAAGTCATTAGCAGAATTGAAAGGCATGGGATTCTTGCTGAAGGAGGAGTTCCGAACTTTTTTGGACAAGTCTAAAGGAAGAAACTTAGGTAGTAGCAATCATGATGTGACTTTGGATGATGTTAGAAATTTTGCCAAGGAGATAGTGAAAAAGGAGATTGAGAAGCATGCAGCTGACGGGCTGGGAAGGGTTGATTATGCATTGTCTTCTGGTGGGGCAAGGGTGATTAGTCATTCAGAGCCCTTTGTTGTTGGTAAGTTTAGCAACTGGCTGTCTCTTGGAAAAGGCCGAAATCGGGTTCATTCTAATGCTCAGAAAATGTTGGAACCTAGCTTTGGAGAGCCTGGGCAGTGCTTTGCTTTGCAAGGGAACAATGGTTTTGTTGAGATTAGGTTACGAACAGGGATAGTCGCTGAGGCAGTGACACTTGAGCATGTCTCAAAGGTGAGATCTTTTATTCTACTATCTTTCTTGCTATTGCTCAAGTATTAATAAGTTATGATTTCAATTATTTAGTTTGTTCATATGATTTGTGACTTTGGCATGAGAAATCAAGCCCAATGAGAAAATATATGATATACTTAATTATATTTACCTATTAACTAGTGAAGAAGCACTGGAGCATGCATTTAGTATGTTACATAACTATCTAGCACCAGGATATGATTAACCTTATtaacttattatgcaaattttcaTACATATACAGGGAAAATTCTGTGTTCCATATCTCATTTCTTAAATGTAAAGAACTAAGGGATAATCTGCACATCATCAATAGCATTTTAGCATTCcttcttttattatatatttacagATGAAAATCTTTCAGCTGGGAGTTTTCTCCATCACTATAGTGGTAGCAACGGGTTTAACTTAACATGTGCATTTCCTTCGCAGTTGCAATTCACAACACTTTCACATGAAAAAAGATGCAATATCTAGCCAGCAAATTTTAGCCAAAGGATGGAAATCATATGTTAAAAGACAACCTGTAGAAGTTTTGCCTCCTTATCTTAGGATCAAGGTTCACTGTACCATGGCATACCGTTCAGTATAAGCAGTATGTACCGATCCGATAGGTGAttagtatgggtggtacatcggTACATCCCTATGTACCGTGTGTCGGTATGCTCGGTTTAGTTCGGTACGTACTGTACCAACGGTTGATCGGTACATTGGTATGGATCAGTAAGGCAATCCATGCTTATGATAAAAGCATTTGGAAGCATATACTTGAAGATAATTTGTTTTGCTGATCTATGTGATTGGGAATCTGTGGTTGGTCAGGTAGGTAGCCGAGAATGATCTAGAAAAATATACTTCGGAAATTCAGTTATTTTTGTACTGATAAAGAATAATACTGTTCAAACGGCTTAGCGTTAGGAAAAGTAATTGACCAAACCAAAATGATTTGATGTTTGACAATCTTTCTTTCTATATGCTTTTCCCAGTAGCACTTAAAATAGACTTGAAAAGTCTTTGATTTTGAAAATGCCTTAGAGCCATTGATATATGTTATCTTTAATGCTACATTCATTTGGGTACTACAAATGTTAGCATGGAACTCAATATGTTCTGATGGTCTATAGAAAGGGCTATAAGAAACTTCAAAAAGAATTTTAGACATCTCCTTGTGTACATTTTATTTGAATCAGATATTAGTTTTACTCCTATAACATTGTGGTCAAATAGACTAAACCTTTCCGAGTGTAAGACTCGGCCTAGTCCAATGATGTATGCCACAAGTTTAATACAAATTCATTTGTCATTTTCCAGGTTAGTTACTATGATAGGAACCAGTGGTACATATAGAAGAATAGCATTTTAGCATTACTCAAGCAGAGGGAATTGTAACTCATAAAAATTGTATACCACCAATGAAGCTGTCTCATGGTTATGGAATAAGATTGTATTAGGATTTTATAGAGGAAAAACATGAATCTAGACCAAAATCTATTTCTACTAAGTAATTCATACCATTAACCATCGATGAAACTCACATGCTTCTAGGATGTGTCTcatctcctcttcttttttctctaattatattatttttttattgatatatgGTGTTCTAGTGGCATTATACTAGTCACAACCAAGGggtatatatgaaattatgaaattagTCTATCTTTCAATCTCCTAGTATTTGCAGCTTCAACTTGCTAAGCCCAGCTCAAAATTTAGGTGTTTTGGGCTTTAAGTTTTCAAGGCTAGTCACTGGTGGATGACAAAGTCCAACATAACCTTACATACTGCTTCACCTTCAGAAAAAAATTGCTGTGTACAATATACAATACTGGTAAAAACTttatatatctttatatatatatatatatatatatatataaatataatactaACATCATCTCGTATCCTCCTAGATAACAACCGCCATTTCTTCCTACCCTTCTCATTGTATTAGGCTTCCAAATCTCTCCACCATATCACCAAACGCCAGATGCCCACCTCAAGCCACCAAGTCACTCCCTTAAAAATTATGGTCTTTAGCCATGCAAGGGAGCCTACAAGGACCTCCCAGACCAGCAGCAGCGTTGTCAGCACAAGATACCTTTAGTGTAGCCTCTTCATTTTCCTTAGGGTGCTTATATTTTGTAAGTAATTGAGATATAGTTGATGTGATCAGGCCAGAGGTCAACTCATATCAGGTTGCAGGCTGAGCAGTCAGATCTCAGGATGCATCAAGTTAGCTCTAAACCTACCTGGTTTACCCAGTTGCAGATCTCTTTATTCTTGATGGTAGCTAACATTTGATGTGACATCATATCAAACTTTTCTCGTTACTTGGCAAGTTAAGAATTATTTCATTTTCTTGATGAGCACGTAGAACCGGTGATTTCTTTCTGTTAAAACATATGACTTTGGTGGACACaacaaaattacatgttttaattttATAGATAATATTAGAAGATCGACATATGATTTTACAAGTTTATCTTTAAGAACAAGATCGTCTAGGTAAGGATGCTGAGATGGATATATGAGATCTTTAAGAACA is from Musa acuminata AAA Group cultivar baxijiao chromosome BXJ1-6, Cavendish_Baxijiao_AAA, whole genome shotgun sequence and encodes:
- the LOC135582769 gene encoding SUN domain-containing protein 1-like isoform X1, with the translated sequence MSWIRMVVSRKETGMSASNAAVPNPAANASLTLELNATPESRRRVAVTEKKSSVDNDGNMNDLNRKIRGQSLHERPKNITEVKRGLVASPIGPRRRKGIPKPEKLKWQTFVSVVTKICLLLVAVLWLGQLIWRWEAMIRYNRDFSSLDSESRLFEVETSMKSVAKMLQVQVDVVEKKIFTEVGFAKRELKKQVEEKDLMFEEELKRLVSQTDNLDKSLAELKGMGFLLKEEFRTFLDKSKGRNLGSSNHDVTLDDVRNFAKEIVKKEIEKHAADGLGRVDYALSSGGARVISHSEPFVVGKFSNWLSLGKGRNRVHSNAQKMLEPSFGEPGQCFALQGNNGFVEIRLRTGIVAEAVTLEHVSKSIAYDRSSAPKDCMVSAWFEEPGSDPSKRAEKTFILMKFSYDLEKSNAQTFKVETAISGIINIVRLDFSSNHGSSTLTCIYRFRVHGYEPNFTSKNTSE
- the LOC135582769 gene encoding SUN domain-containing protein 1-like isoform X2, whose amino-acid sequence is MSASNAAVPNPAANASLTLELNATPESRRRVAVTEKKSSVDNDGNMNDLNRKIRGQSLHERPKNITEVKRGLVASPIGPRRRKGIPKPEKLKWQTFVSVVTKICLLLVAVLWLGQLIWRWEAMIRYNRDFSSLDSESRLFEVETSMKSVAKMLQVQVDVVEKKIFTEVGFAKRELKKQVEEKDLMFEEELKRLVSQTDNLDKSLAELKGMGFLLKEEFRTFLDKSKGRNLGSSNHDVTLDDVRNFAKEIVKKEIEKHAADGLGRVDYALSSGGARVISHSEPFVVGKFSNWLSLGKGRNRVHSNAQKMLEPSFGEPGQCFALQGNNGFVEIRLRTGIVAEAVTLEHVSKSIAYDRSSAPKDCMVSAWFEEPGSDPSKRAEKTFILMKFSYDLEKSNAQTFKVETAISGIINIVRLDFSSNHGSSTLTCIYRFRVHGYEPNFTSKNTSE